A part of Roseofilum capinflatum BLCC-M114 genomic DNA contains:
- the smpB gene encoding SsrA-binding protein SmpB, producing MAKTGSGHKILSDNRKARYLYEILETYEAGVELRGTEVKSIREGRANLRDGYVLIRNEEAVLLNVHISPHKTTGNYFNHDPLRTRRLLLHKDEIRKLIGKVEQKGLTLIPLKLYLKNGWVKVAVGLGRGKKLHDKREDIKRRDDQRQIQRAMKNF from the coding sequence ATGGCTAAAACCGGCAGTGGACATAAAATTTTAAGTGATAACCGAAAAGCGCGATACTTATATGAAATCCTAGAAACCTATGAAGCTGGGGTTGAACTGCGGGGAACCGAAGTCAAATCGATTCGCGAAGGACGGGCTAATCTGCGAGATGGCTATGTGTTAATTCGTAACGAAGAAGCCGTCTTATTGAATGTGCATATTTCCCCCCATAAAACCACGGGGAATTACTTTAATCATGACCCCTTACGCACGCGCCGGTTATTGTTACACAAAGACGAAATCCGCAAACTCATTGGTAAAGTGGAACAGAAAGGTTTAACCTTAATCCCCCTGAAACTCTATTTAAAAAACGGATGGGTGAAAGTGGCAGTCGGCTTAGGACGAGGCAAAAAACTCCATGACAAGCGCGAAGATATTAAACGCCGTGACGATCAACGGCAAATTCAACGAGCTATGAAAAATTTTTAG
- a CDS encoding YciI family protein: MPWFAKIESGIVDKATFDQYVPAHKAYVQGLVDKGHKARSGYWNRRGGGMLIFEAPSWEEAEAIVNQDPLILNHCVTYDLYEWCIVVE; the protein is encoded by the coding sequence ATGCCTTGGTTTGCCAAAATCGAATCCGGAATTGTTGATAAAGCCACCTTCGATCAATATGTTCCTGCCCATAAAGCCTATGTGCAAGGCCTAGTAGATAAAGGACATAAAGCACGGAGTGGGTATTGGAACAGACGAGGCGGTGGCATGTTAATATTTGAAGCCCCATCTTGGGAAGAAGCCGAGGCGATCGTCAACCAAGATCCCTTAATCCTTAATCATTGTGTTACTTACGATCTCTATGAATGGTGTATTGTCGTTGAATGA
- a CDS encoding 2'-5' RNA ligase family protein, protein MNRTIQRFFVALVVPSGLQEQVEQIKQEFGDRYQSRKAFNAPAHITLQPPFEWEPDNIQQVEESLAEFVGYHSPIPIQLDGFAAFPPRVIYVHVVKTPELMALQPALIEHLQTTLPEIQRPHHRAFTPHVTVAFRDLTPKNFRLAWPQFEHRPFQGTFTASSLTLLHHNGQRWQSCAEFPFTAKL, encoded by the coding sequence ATGAATAGGACAATACAGCGTTTTTTTGTGGCCCTTGTGGTTCCGTCTGGGCTTCAGGAACAGGTGGAGCAGATCAAGCAGGAGTTTGGCGATCGCTACCAGAGTCGTAAGGCGTTTAATGCTCCTGCCCATATTACCCTGCAACCGCCCTTTGAGTGGGAACCCGATAATATCCAACAGGTGGAAGAGTCCTTAGCGGAGTTTGTGGGATATCATTCCCCCATCCCCATCCAACTTGACGGGTTCGCGGCCTTTCCTCCCAGAGTCATTTACGTTCATGTAGTCAAAACGCCTGAACTGATGGCCCTACAACCGGCTTTGATCGAGCATCTGCAAACCACCCTCCCAGAAATTCAGCGCCCCCACCATCGAGCCTTTACCCCCCATGTTACGGTTGCCTTTCGGGACTTAACCCCCAAAAACTTTCGCCTGGCCTGGCCCCAGTTTGAGCATCGCCCTTTCCAGGGAACCTTCACAGCTTCTAGTCTGACGCTCCTACACCATAACGGCCAACGCTGGCAGTCCTGTGCTGAGTTTCCC